In Arenicella xantha, the genomic window GACACCGCAAGCCCCGCGCGTCAACTGAGTGACTTATTTTGAATTGGTCTTTCATGAGTTTAATTTATCGTACAGTAGGCTTGGTGTAGACTTGAGCAATAATCCAATAATATCCACGGTCACTTATACTAGAAAACGCATTATTATCGGACGACGTAAACGAATCGCAATAGTACCAAGTCTCGCGCCGCCTGTTATTGAAAGTATCACAAGATTGACTATTTGATTTATCCACTCTAACTATGATTGACAGACGCCAGAGCTTCGCACGACTCACTCAAACCACCTTATTGTGGTCTTTTTTAACGTGCGCTATCGTAACTGCACCGAGCGGCTATGCCCAACGAGTCGATGATCTCGCAAGCTCTAAACAAGAGAGTTTAGGTGCCGCTGACCTTGCCACTGAACAAGCGCCATCCGACTCGCTGATTCGTCGCAACATAACGACACAAGCTGCGCAAGATCCATTTGACCAACTACCCGACCTAGGATCAAGCGCCGCCAGTTTTCTATCTGAATATGAATCGCAACAGCTCGGGCGCGCGTTTATTCGACAGTCTAGATCATTTTTGCCCTATATCTCTGACCCTGAATTAGTTGACTACATTAACCGCCTCGGCAATCGGCTATTGTCAGTCAGCGACGCCAACCATCCGTATCGTTTTTACCTTGTCGACAATCGCGTGATCAACGCCTTTGCGGTACCAGGCGGGCATGTTGTTATCCATAGTGGCATTCTGACCAAATCAGAAAGCGAGAGTGAATTAGCTTCGGTGATTGGTCACGAAATCTCGCATGTCACGCAGAATCACATCTCTCGAAAACTAGAATCGTCGCAGTACGACGGCTGGCTGGTGTTAGCCTCGGTACTCGCCGCCGCCGCATCCGGCAGTGGCGAAGTCGCCCAAGCCGCAATCGGCGTATCGCAAGCAAGTATCATTCAACGCCAACTGAGTTATAGCCGATCCTATGAAGCCGAAGCGGATTCCTTAGGTATTCGCTTGCTAAGCCGCGCTGGTTTTAACCCTGCCGCGATGCCGGTGTTTTTCAAACGTTTGCTAGACGAAAGCCGAGTCAGTGAATCACACGCCCCGGAATTCTTGCGCTCTCACCCGTTGACTATCAACCGAATCGCCGAGTCAGCTGAACGGGTTCGTGCTTACCCGCCTGGCCCACCGCAAGACGAAAGCGAGTTCTTGCTAATGCGCGCCAAGGCCAATGCCGGATATAACGAAGACCACGTTCTGGTTCGCGACCAATATCTAAGTCTCATTAATAGCGGTCAGAACACTTTACCGAATCGTTATGGATACGCTTTGGCTCTATCTCAAAATGGCGAATTTGATAAAGCCCGCGAGGAGATCAGCAAATTACTCGCTGACTACCCGGGCAATATTAGCGTCGAACTAATTCAAGCGGATAATGAACTTGAAGCCGGCAAAATTGAAGACGGTTTGGCTATATTGCGCAGGTTGTACGAACAACAAACAGCCAAAGGAAACCATTTGATCGACATCTACTTCGCCAATGCATTAGTGCTAACTCGCCACCACGACGAAGCCATTCCGATCTTGCAACAAGCACTATCAGTTAACCCTGATGAACCGTATTTGCACATTTTACTATCGCGCGCGCACGGTGAGAAAGGCAATGACTACGAAGCATATCGAGAACGCGGCGAATACCATTACCTACGCGGAAACTACAAATTCGCGGTGGAACAATACAAACGCGCGTTCCGCTTAACTAAAAGCGAATACCAGCGCGCAAGATTAGCCGCACGTATCGAAGAGGTAGAACAAGAACTAGCGGAGCTGGAAAAACTTTAATCAGGCTAGTTTAGTCGCCCCGCTATTTGTCACCTGCAGCAGCCTGGCTGTGGGAAGTTTTGGTCACCGCTCACATTGAGAATCAAAGAAACCGATTGTCGCTCCGGAAATAGCACCTCTGCAATCTAGCGCTGAGCTCTTTTTCTCTACATTGACACAAGCAGCCACGTCTAACTTAGCGGTTAATTGTGATACGCGCATGCACCATCTTATACAAAATTGGCAGCACGAATAGTGTTAGCAAAGTGGACGAAATAATACCGCCGATTACCACTGTGGCCAACGGCCGCTGCACTTCTGCGCCGGTTCCCGAGTTTAGCGCCATCGGCACAAAGCCAAGACTCGCAACCAATGCGGTCATCAACACCGGGCGCAGTCGGATCATTGCGCCTTCCACCACCGATTCGAGC contains:
- a CDS encoding M48 family metalloprotease, with product MIDRRQSFARLTQTTLLWSFLTCAIVTAPSGYAQRVDDLASSKQESLGAADLATEQAPSDSLIRRNITTQAAQDPFDQLPDLGSSAASFLSEYESQQLGRAFIRQSRSFLPYISDPELVDYINRLGNRLLSVSDANHPYRFYLVDNRVINAFAVPGGHVVIHSGILTKSESESELASVIGHEISHVTQNHISRKLESSQYDGWLVLASVLAAAASGSGEVAQAAIGVSQASIIQRQLSYSRSYEAEADSLGIRLLSRAGFNPAAMPVFFKRLLDESRVSESHAPEFLRSHPLTINRIAESAERVRAYPPGPPQDESEFLLMRAKANAGYNEDHVLVRDQYLSLINSGQNTLPNRYGYALALSQNGEFDKAREEISKLLADYPGNISVELIQADNELEAGKIEDGLAILRRLYEQQTAKGNHLIDIYFANALVLTRHHDEAIPILQQALSVNPDEPYLHILLSRAHGEKGNDYEAYRERGEYHYLRGNYKFAVEQYKRAFRLTKSEYQRARLAARIEEVEQELAELEKL